One region of Marivirga arenosa genomic DNA includes:
- a CDS encoding inositol monophosphatase family protein: MNLTNHDMAELSKIAEKAAIEAGHYIQKQFDQQYEKRHKEGGDSLASQVVTEVDIQAQKIILDQLEESIIGYDLGLLTEEQEDNQSRFEKDYFWCVDPLDGTLAFTEGRSGYAVSIALISKAGDPLTACVYIPDSKELFSAILNKGLSLNGRPFKKSKSSDILHFYYDISLEKTPYFNTIKNELHNFAINNGLKNLKLHSGQGAVCNAIGVLKSGNGCYFKFPKENRGGGSIWDYAATRLIFNEAGLLVSTINGKKLLLNKENTFMNKFGIIYTFNSTIKKFILQLYKQLTK; encoded by the coding sequence ATGAATCTGACTAATCACGATATGGCTGAATTATCTAAAATAGCAGAAAAAGCAGCAATTGAAGCGGGACATTATATTCAAAAGCAGTTTGACCAACAATATGAAAAAAGGCATAAAGAGGGAGGAGACTCTCTTGCTTCACAAGTAGTAACTGAAGTAGATATTCAAGCTCAAAAAATCATACTTGATCAATTAGAAGAAAGTATTATTGGATATGATCTAGGGTTGCTTACGGAAGAGCAAGAGGATAACCAATCAAGATTTGAAAAGGATTATTTCTGGTGTGTGGATCCTTTGGATGGTACTTTAGCATTTACTGAAGGTCGATCCGGTTATGCGGTTTCCATTGCTTTAATTTCAAAAGCAGGGGATCCTCTCACCGCCTGTGTGTATATACCTGATTCAAAAGAATTGTTTTCAGCTATTCTAAATAAAGGGCTATCTCTTAATGGAAGGCCATTTAAGAAATCAAAGTCATCTGATATTCTCCATTTTTATTACGATATAAGTCTTGAAAAGACACCTTATTTTAATACCATTAAGAATGAACTGCATAATTTTGCCATAAATAATGGGCTGAAAAATTTAAAGCTCCATTCAGGTCAAGGCGCAGTATGCAATGCTATTGGAGTATTAAAATCAGGAAACGGATGTTACTTTAAATTTCCAAAGGAAAACAGGGGAGGTGGTAGCATTTGGGACTATGCCGCTACCCGTTTAATATTTAATGAAGCAGGATTACTGGTTTCAACGATAAATGGAAAAAAATTACTATTAAATAAAGAGAATACCTTTATGAATAAGTTCGGTATTATCTATACGTTTAATTCTACGATTAAGAAATTTATTCTTCAGCTGTACAAGCAATTAACTAAATAA
- a CDS encoding oxidoreductase family protein produces the protein MLNLKKEILRVTSASNILETQSVQNLWSGYGEIKRYQLEEGKFKSIIAKHIQLSDGQQHLKGWNTSSSHQRKLKSYQVERVWYQNYAHLTNENCRVPKALHSTETEMEMLIIMEDLNESGYPYRHNPDNITLPNVKSCLKWLANFHAKFINNPAEGLWPIGTYWHLDTRPDEWDKMNNLSLKNTAKAIDEKLNQAQYQTIIHGDAKLANFCFGNNNNVAAVDFQYVGKGCGMKDVAYFISSCFEEEECEKYEEELLGHYFNELEKALDNTLDFKSLKSEWQKLYKYAWADFYRFLDGWSPGHWKMHDYSQRLTQEVLSELDLK, from the coding sequence ATGTTAAACTTAAAAAAAGAAATTCTAAGAGTTACTTCTGCTTCAAATATTTTAGAAACTCAATCGGTTCAAAATCTCTGGAGTGGGTATGGTGAAATAAAACGTTACCAATTAGAAGAAGGTAAGTTTAAAAGTATAATTGCAAAACATATTCAACTCTCTGATGGACAGCAGCACCTTAAAGGTTGGAACACCTCTAGTTCACATCAGCGTAAATTAAAATCATATCAAGTTGAAAGAGTTTGGTATCAAAATTATGCTCATTTAACTAATGAAAATTGTAGAGTTCCAAAGGCGTTGCATTCAACTGAGACTGAAATGGAAATGCTTATAATAATGGAAGATTTGAATGAATCAGGATATCCTTACCGCCATAACCCAGATAATATTACACTTCCTAATGTAAAAAGTTGTTTAAAATGGCTGGCCAATTTTCATGCAAAATTCATAAATAATCCTGCAGAAGGGCTTTGGCCAATTGGAACCTATTGGCATTTAGACACTCGTCCTGACGAATGGGATAAAATGAATAATCTTAGCTTAAAAAATACAGCTAAGGCTATAGATGAAAAATTGAATCAAGCTCAATATCAGACCATCATTCATGGAGATGCAAAGCTAGCTAATTTTTGCTTCGGAAATAATAATAATGTGGCAGCAGTTGATTTCCAATATGTTGGAAAAGGCTGCGGAATGAAAGATGTCGCCTATTTTATAAGCAGTTGTTTTGAGGAAGAGGAATGTGAAAAATACGAAGAAGAATTACTAGGGCATTATTTTAATGAGCTTGAAAAAGCCTTAGACAATACTTTGGATTTCAAATCATTAAAGTCAGAATGGCAAAAGTTATATAAATATGCTTGGGCTGATTTTTATCGCTTTTTAGATGGGTGGAGTCCTGGTCATTGGAAAATGCATGATTATAGCCAGCGTTTAACGCAAGAAGTATTAAGTGAATTGGATTTAAAATGA
- a CDS encoding flavin-containing monooxygenase — translation MENKLYDVLIIGAGISGIGMGYWLNKKCPEKNYKILEARNKIGGTWSLFQYPGVRSDSDMFTFGYRFKPWNDPQSISSGDKILKYLKSTTAENNIDDNILFNHKMTTANWSDEAKCWELKVETKEGNLTYTCKFLSICTGYYDYKESYRPTFENENDFEGKIVVPQFWPKDLDYTGKKVAIVGSGATAVTLVPSMVKGGAEHVTMIQRSPTYIMNLPNRNQMFISLKKYISLKWAYKVTRWKNIALQMLSFGLSRVFPKWMKDMLIKAAAKQLPEGYPVDKHFNPTYNPWDQRLCVVPDGDLFSVIKEGKASVATDQISHFTKTGISLKSGDQIDADIIVLATGLKVLLLGGAALSVNGELAKINQSMIYKGMMVSNIPNLIYAFGYTNASWTLKVDLTANYLCKLLKYMDKHSYEVVIPHEENAASNESFLNLNSGYIERAKEILPKQGKRRPWRVYQSYLVDMLATRFGKVKDKALQFEK, via the coding sequence ATGGAAAATAAGCTGTATGATGTTTTAATTATTGGTGCTGGAATTTCTGGAATTGGAATGGGATATTGGCTAAATAAAAAATGTCCGGAAAAGAATTATAAAATTTTAGAAGCTAGAAATAAAATTGGGGGCACTTGGTCATTGTTTCAATATCCTGGAGTTCGCTCAGATTCTGATATGTTTACTTTCGGCTATAGATTTAAACCGTGGAATGATCCTCAATCTATCTCAAGCGGAGACAAAATATTAAAATACCTTAAAAGTACCACTGCAGAAAATAATATCGATGACAACATTCTGTTTAATCATAAAATGACCACTGCCAATTGGTCTGATGAAGCAAAATGCTGGGAGCTGAAGGTAGAAACTAAAGAAGGAAATTTAACCTATACATGTAAATTTTTGAGTATCTGTACTGGCTATTATGATTATAAGGAATCCTATAGACCGACTTTTGAAAATGAAAATGATTTTGAAGGCAAAATTGTAGTTCCTCAATTTTGGCCAAAAGATTTAGATTATACAGGGAAAAAGGTGGCCATTGTAGGTAGTGGAGCTACCGCTGTAACTTTAGTGCCCTCTATGGTTAAAGGGGGAGCTGAACATGTTACCATGATTCAAAGATCTCCCACCTACATTATGAATCTGCCCAACAGGAATCAGATGTTTATTAGCCTGAAAAAATACATCTCATTAAAATGGGCATATAAAGTTACCAGATGGAAGAACATTGCCTTACAAATGTTATCATTTGGTCTATCCAGAGTATTTCCCAAATGGATGAAAGACATGCTGATAAAAGCTGCTGCAAAGCAATTACCAGAAGGATATCCTGTCGATAAACACTTCAATCCAACTTATAATCCTTGGGATCAGAGGCTCTGTGTCGTGCCTGATGGTGATCTATTTAGCGTTATAAAAGAAGGAAAAGCAAGTGTAGCCACCGATCAAATTTCGCATTTTACTAAAACAGGTATTTCATTAAAATCAGGAGATCAAATTGATGCTGATATTATCGTATTAGCAACAGGACTTAAAGTGCTACTTCTAGGAGGGGCAGCACTTAGTGTGAATGGTGAACTCGCTAAAATAAATCAATCAATGATCTATAAGGGCATGATGGTCAGCAATATACCAAATCTGATTTATGCTTTTGGTTATACAAATGCTTCATGGACTTTGAAAGTTGATTTAACAGCGAATTATCTTTGTAAGCTTTTGAAGTATATGGACAAACACTCCTATGAAGTAGTAATACCGCACGAAGAAAACGCTGCTTCAAATGAAAGCTTCTTAAATTTGAATTCAGGTTACATTGAAAGAGCAAAAGAGATCCTTCCAAAGCAGGGTAAAAGAAGACCATGGAGGGTATATCAAAGCTATTTAGTGGACATGCTAGCCACTCGTTTTGGTAAAGTAAAAGATAAGGCACTTCAGTTTGAGAAATAA
- a CDS encoding succinylglutamate desuccinylase/aspartoacylase domain-containing protein codes for MTSISEDIMPQVSTERLITHIEGNNQGPIVVFLAGIHGNEPSGVFALERLSQKLVGNEKNISGNIYALRGNINALEKGIRFEKEDLNRLWTKSRMQALNQKHVFISNPDQAEQQDLYENLMSIINRHEGPFYFMDLHTTSSHTIPFITLNDTILNRKFTRLFPMPIILGIEEYLKGPALSYINELGYVAFGFEAGQHDEKQSVDNHEAFAYVSLVLTGVLPETKLFHRYMQRLKKATRGIGGFYEIFYRHEIQQEEEFIMRPGFVNFQTVRKNAYLAESNNEGIYAPHESRVLMPLYQTQGEDGFFLIRKIAPIYLHISAILRKLRMDHLLTLLPGVSWQTKAKEGLKINLRIARFFAKPIFHLLGYRSVEIGDHYLFANSREKASRDKEYKFAKWNYK; via the coding sequence ATGACAAGCATTTCTGAAGATATCATGCCGCAAGTTTCCACCGAAAGATTAATTACTCATATTGAAGGAAATAATCAAGGACCAATAGTTGTATTCTTAGCAGGTATACATGGCAATGAACCTTCAGGAGTTTTTGCCTTAGAAAGGCTTAGTCAAAAACTAGTTGGTAATGAAAAAAACATTAGTGGAAATATTTATGCATTAAGAGGAAATATAAATGCTTTGGAGAAAGGAATTCGTTTTGAGAAAGAAGACCTAAACCGTTTATGGACTAAAAGCAGAATGCAAGCTTTGAATCAAAAGCATGTCTTTATTAGCAACCCAGATCAGGCAGAACAACAAGATTTATATGAAAATCTTATGAGTATAATTAATCGTCATGAAGGTCCTTTTTATTTTATGGATTTACATACTACCTCATCCCATACTATTCCATTTATTACATTGAATGATACCATACTTAATAGAAAATTTACCAGACTATTTCCAATGCCCATTATTTTAGGGATTGAAGAATATTTAAAAGGACCCGCTTTAAGCTACATAAATGAGTTGGGCTACGTTGCTTTTGGTTTTGAGGCAGGTCAACATGATGAAAAACAATCGGTAGATAATCACGAAGCCTTTGCTTATGTAAGCTTAGTTTTGACAGGAGTCCTACCAGAGACTAAGCTTTTTCACCGCTATATGCAGAGGTTAAAAAAAGCAACGAGAGGAATTGGAGGCTTTTATGAAATTTTCTACCGTCATGAAATTCAGCAGGAGGAAGAATTTATTATGCGACCAGGATTCGTGAATTTTCAAACCGTAAGGAAAAATGCCTATTTAGCAGAAAGCAATAACGAAGGAATATATGCACCTCATGAATCAAGAGTATTAATGCCGCTATACCAAACGCAAGGTGAGGATGGATTCTTTTTAATCCGTAAAATTGCGCCAATATATTTACACATATCAGCGATTCTTCGTAAGCTTAGGATGGATCATTTACTAACCTTATTACCAGGTGTTAGCTGGCAAACCAAAGCGAAAGAAGGATTGAAAATCAACTTAAGAATAGCACGCTTTTTTGCTAAACCAATATTCCACTTGCTAGGCTACAGAAGTGTTGAAATTGGAGACCACTATTTGTTTGCAAATAGTAGAGAAAAAGCCTCCAGAGATAAAGAGTATAAATTTGCTAAATGGAATTATAAATAA
- a CDS encoding CBS domain-containing protein: MGDHKVISTENISARNKFMRQLLNDIESLEYMLKHKLIEDDKIRIGAEQEFFLVNEQWRPYFEYEYILKALDDPHYTTEMTRYTLEINADPIEAKDNCLTKMHEQLNDLLYKANNVAGQYKAKVILTGILPTIRMNEITLEHMTPIMRYYALNERTKELRGEDFSLHIKGVDELTVLHDTIVFEGCNASFQTHLQIAPDDFISSYNWAQTIAAPVLAISANSPLLMGRELWNETRIALFQQSIDTRATSYALHEKESRISFGHKWASGSVVDIFKDDIARHKVMLAKAIKNNSINILERGGVPKLEALKVHNSTIYHWNRACYGLSDGKPHLRIENRYLPAGPSTDDEIANLAFWVGLMAGRPSKFDDMPSIMDFKDVKANFWKAARYGKDSVISWENNDIQVNELILEKLIPIALYGLQKLDIDEADIQKYINIIKNRVNGQNGVQWQISNFRRLRQQYKLDDSLKTLTSSIYQNQQKNIPIYKWQPINEICCTHKNAITVGSIMSTKLFLVEDTDLADLATNIMRWNNIHHLPVENSSGQLVGLLTWSHMTKRYPKKRNEKEIVSDIMVTEPFTVHSDTSIKEAMNIMKKHGYGCLPVVEKDKLVGIITNTDLIPFSNDKHF; this comes from the coding sequence ATGGGAGATCATAAAGTAATTAGTACCGAAAATATTTCAGCTAGAAATAAATTTATGCGACAGCTTTTGAATGATATTGAATCATTGGAATACATGTTGAAGCATAAGTTAATAGAAGATGATAAAATCCGAATAGGTGCTGAACAAGAGTTTTTCCTTGTTAACGAGCAATGGAGACCATATTTCGAATATGAATATATTCTGAAAGCACTTGATGACCCCCATTATACAACTGAAATGACTCGTTACACCTTAGAAATCAATGCAGACCCAATTGAAGCTAAGGATAACTGCTTAACCAAAATGCATGAACAATTAAATGACCTATTATATAAGGCTAATAATGTAGCTGGACAATATAAGGCTAAGGTCATTCTTACTGGAATTCTTCCCACGATCAGAATGAATGAGATAACACTAGAGCATATGACACCGATCATGCGTTATTATGCTCTTAATGAGCGTACAAAAGAATTACGTGGTGAAGATTTTAGTCTGCATATAAAGGGCGTTGATGAACTAACAGTTTTACATGATACCATAGTTTTTGAAGGTTGTAATGCTAGCTTTCAAACTCATCTTCAAATAGCGCCTGATGATTTTATTTCAAGTTATAATTGGGCTCAAACCATTGCAGCACCAGTATTAGCAATAAGTGCTAATTCTCCTTTACTAATGGGCCGTGAGTTATGGAATGAAACTCGAATAGCCTTATTTCAACAAAGTATAGATACAAGAGCAACATCATATGCTTTACATGAGAAAGAATCACGAATTTCATTCGGTCATAAATGGGCCAGCGGCTCTGTAGTAGATATTTTTAAGGATGATATCGCAAGGCATAAGGTTATGCTGGCTAAAGCCATTAAAAATAATTCTATCAACATTTTGGAAAGGGGTGGAGTTCCAAAACTTGAAGCGTTAAAAGTTCACAACAGCACTATATATCATTGGAATAGAGCTTGTTATGGATTAAGTGATGGCAAACCTCATCTAAGAATTGAAAACAGATACCTTCCCGCTGGTCCTTCTACTGATGATGAAATTGCAAACCTAGCCTTCTGGGTAGGTTTAATGGCAGGCAGACCTTCAAAATTTGATGATATGCCAAGTATTATGGATTTTAAAGATGTCAAAGCAAATTTTTGGAAAGCTGCTAGATATGGAAAAGATTCTGTAATTTCTTGGGAGAATAATGACATTCAAGTAAATGAATTAATACTTGAAAAACTGATTCCAATTGCTCTCTATGGTTTGCAAAAACTTGATATTGACGAAGCAGATATTCAAAAATATATTAACATAATTAAAAACAGGGTAAATGGTCAAAACGGAGTGCAATGGCAAATTTCCAATTTTCGTAGACTGAGACAACAATACAAACTAGATGACTCCTTAAAAACACTTACCAGTTCTATTTACCAGAATCAACAGAAAAATATTCCAATATATAAATGGCAACCTATTAATGAAATATGTTGCACGCATAAAAATGCTATCACGGTTGGCAGTATCATGTCTACAAAACTTTTCTTGGTAGAAGATACTGACTTAGCAGATCTTGCAACAAACATAATGCGCTGGAATAACATTCATCATCTACCTGTTGAAAATAGTAGTGGCCAATTAGTTGGGCTTCTTACATGGTCGCATATGACGAAAAGATATCCTAAGAAGCGTAATGAAAAAGAAATAGTATCAGACATAATGGTAACTGAGCCATTCACTGTTCATTCAGATACATCTATCAAAGAAGCCATGAATATTATGAAAAAACATGGTTATGGATGTTTACCAGTTGTTGAAAAAGATAAATTAGTTGGAATCATTACTAATACTGACCTAATTCCATTTAGCAATGACAAGCATTTCTGA
- a CDS encoding DUF2267 domain-containing protein yields the protein MKFEKYTQTANSILKEIAEELGFPNDIDLSGRILRAVLHTLRSRLTIQESFQLMAQLPMLLKAIYVEGWKYQEKPTRIKNIGEFIREVIHEDQPLGHHDIRTVKDGENVIRTVFKVIRNHVSEGEITHIIMSMPAELRPLWGLKDKMRTASP from the coding sequence ATGAAATTTGAAAAGTATACTCAAACCGCCAATAGCATTCTTAAAGAGATTGCGGAAGAACTAGGATTCCCAAACGATATTGACCTTTCAGGTAGAATATTGAGGGCTGTTTTACATACGTTAAGATCCCGACTAACTATACAGGAGTCATTCCAATTAATGGCACAACTCCCAATGTTATTAAAAGCGATATACGTTGAAGGCTGGAAATATCAAGAAAAACCTACTAGAATTAAAAATATAGGTGAATTTATTAGGGAAGTAATTCATGAAGACCAACCCTTAGGACATCATGATATCAGAACTGTAAAAGATGGCGAAAATGTTATCCGTACAGTTTTTAAAGTAATCAGAAACCATGTTAGTGAAGGAGAAATTACTCATATTATCATGAGCATGCCCGCTGAATTACGCCCATTATGGGGACTAAAAGACAAAATGCGAACGGCTAGTCCATAG
- a CDS encoding thiamine pyrophosphate-dependent enzyme — MISIKPDFCDLSFANDELLGIEDYESSKARWCSGCGAHTILHNVQQLCRDEQLPPEKTVFVSGIGCSSRFPHYMKTYGFHGLHGRALPVAGGIKFRRPDLNVFVITGDGDCCSIGAGHWVHAIRYNMKMVVLLFDNSIYGLTKKQTSPTSPLGIHTNTHPRGSVLPPIHPIQSTLGFSNVSFVAQTVDWKPAHLYATLKKAYDHPGLAFVRIVQRCPIWMKDSYEPVVKDPNAITLLQHENGIVIDSKATQKFHNLKEHDPSDLIKARELVETTKDTTPIGLFYQNKEATRYDEYGAHNMGISAEDKTEAINTLMDKYAI, encoded by the coding sequence ATGATAAGTATTAAACCAGATTTCTGTGACTTAAGTTTTGCCAATGACGAACTGCTGGGAATAGAAGATTATGAAAGCAGCAAGGCAAGATGGTGTTCCGGCTGTGGGGCTCATACTATTTTACACAATGTTCAACAACTTTGCAGAGATGAACAGCTTCCACCCGAAAAAACTGTTTTTGTATCAGGAATAGGATGTAGTAGTAGATTTCCACATTATATGAAAACCTATGGCTTCCATGGATTACACGGTAGAGCGCTTCCTGTTGCTGGTGGAATAAAGTTTAGAAGGCCAGATTTGAATGTCTTTGTTATTACGGGTGATGGAGATTGCTGTTCAATAGGGGCAGGGCATTGGGTGCATGCAATTCGATACAATATGAAAATGGTCGTTTTGCTTTTTGATAATTCAATATATGGTCTTACTAAAAAACAAACATCTCCTACAAGTCCATTAGGTATTCATACCAATACCCATCCGAGAGGATCAGTATTGCCACCTATTCATCCAATTCAATCTACCTTGGGCTTCTCTAATGTCTCTTTTGTAGCCCAAACAGTAGACTGGAAACCTGCACACTTATATGCTACCCTTAAAAAAGCATATGATCATCCAGGTTTAGCATTTGTACGAATTGTTCAACGCTGCCCAATATGGATGAAGGACAGTTATGAACCAGTTGTAAAAGATCCCAATGCCATAACGCTTTTGCAACACGAAAATGGAATTGTTATCGATAGTAAAGCGACTCAAAAGTTTCATAATTTAAAAGAACATGATCCTTCGGATTTAATTAAAGCAAGAGAATTAGTAGAAACAACAAAAGATACTACACCAATAGGATTATTTTATCAAAATAAAGAAGCCACTAGATATGATGAATACGGTGCCCATAATATGGGAATTTCAGCCGAGGATAAAACCGAAGCTATCAATACATTGATGGATAAATATGCGATATAA
- a CDS encoding 2-oxoacid:acceptor oxidoreductase subunit alpha produces METTSESIHSETIGMERKEIKESIIEIVSDSGEGAQKCGQSLGIISAKMGNGVWTVEIIPSEIRPPARSREGASGIRVRMGTDKITNMGGHADMVVALNEQVLYGRIKQQAYKPGTYLLIENKWATHTEETKEAYEQSIKEFTELGYNIIEIPMEKECLKHVSDARKGKNMWVLGLLSNIYDRDLKLAEEQIKAIFSKKGEEIIQNNLDLLHAGYEYAKDNLPMHFSIPTKKRQGDYVVMNGNEALSLGVMSAGIEVCSMYPITPATSATHAMAAALENAGGIIHQAEDEIAAIGFAVGASFGGKTAVTITSGPGIALKTEFIGLAVMAEIPLVIIDVQRGGPSTGLPTKVEQGDLLAVLYGAAGDAPKIVLAPSTIEECFHYIILARKIAETFRSPVFVLTDANLATGVQPFPRPKVNPEWFPGPLDQSKWKEGLRAYDWDPNTGISKRPIPGQKGGMYTLTGLAHDEESHVAYQPDVNQRGAESRSRKLAALGNTLKPPEIHGDEKGDLLLVGWGSTRGAIEEAVDMARKNGAKVSSIHLRFLSPMEPGIKEIFKNFKKVMTVEINYSDTVGQPLITEDNRRYAQLAWYLRAQTLIDVDCYSNVYGQPMSPIRILERIEQELGQTLMD; encoded by the coding sequence ATGGAAACTACCTCAGAAAGTATACATTCTGAAACCATCGGAATGGAAAGGAAGGAAATAAAAGAGTCCATCATTGAAATTGTAAGCGATTCCGGTGAAGGAGCTCAAAAGTGCGGTCAAAGTTTAGGTATTATCTCCGCTAAGATGGGAAATGGCGTATGGACAGTTGAAATTATTCCTTCTGAAATTCGGCCACCTGCCCGTTCTAGAGAAGGAGCATCTGGAATTAGAGTGCGGATGGGCACTGATAAGATCACCAATATGGGAGGCCATGCTGATATGGTAGTGGCTCTAAATGAACAAGTATTATATGGAAGAATTAAGCAACAAGCCTATAAACCAGGTACTTATTTATTGATTGAAAATAAATGGGCTACTCATACCGAAGAAACAAAAGAAGCATACGAGCAATCTATTAAAGAATTTACTGAGCTGGGCTATAATATCATTGAAATTCCTATGGAAAAGGAATGTCTAAAACATGTCAGTGATGCACGAAAAGGTAAAAACATGTGGGTTTTAGGTCTATTGAGTAATATTTATGATAGAGATTTAAAACTTGCCGAAGAACAAATCAAAGCTATATTTTCTAAAAAAGGAGAAGAGATTATCCAAAACAATCTAGATCTTTTACATGCTGGCTATGAATATGCGAAGGATAATCTACCTATGCATTTCTCAATACCGACCAAAAAGCGACAAGGAGACTATGTAGTAATGAATGGTAATGAAGCCTTGAGTTTAGGAGTTATGTCAGCTGGAATTGAAGTTTGTTCAATGTATCCTATTACACCGGCTACATCAGCTACGCATGCTATGGCAGCCGCCTTAGAAAATGCAGGTGGTATCATTCATCAAGCCGAGGATGAAATTGCAGCGATAGGTTTTGCAGTAGGAGCGTCATTTGGTGGTAAAACAGCGGTTACGATTACATCAGGGCCAGGTATAGCCTTAAAAACTGAATTCATTGGACTGGCAGTAATGGCTGAAATACCATTAGTCATTATTGATGTTCAGCGTGGTGGACCTTCAACCGGTTTGCCTACAAAAGTGGAGCAAGGAGATTTATTAGCCGTATTGTATGGGGCAGCAGGGGATGCCCCTAAAATAGTACTTGCTCCATCTACTATTGAAGAATGCTTCCATTATATCATATTAGCTAGGAAAATAGCTGAAACTTTCAGATCACCAGTTTTTGTGCTGACTGATGCAAATTTAGCAACTGGTGTTCAACCCTTTCCTCGACCAAAAGTGAATCCTGAATGGTTTCCCGGACCATTAGATCAAAGTAAATGGAAAGAAGGACTTAGAGCCTATGATTGGGATCCTAACACAGGTATTAGTAAAAGACCTATTCCAGGCCAAAAAGGAGGGATGTATACCCTAACTGGACTGGCTCATGATGAAGAAAGTCATGTGGCTTATCAGCCAGATGTAAATCAAAGGGGAGCTGAAAGTAGAAGTAGAAAACTTGCTGCCTTAGGCAATACTTTAAAACCACCTGAAATTCATGGTGATGAAAAAGGTGATTTGCTATTAGTAGGTTGGGGTTCAACTAGAGGAGCAATTGAGGAAGCCGTTGACATGGCAAGAAAAAATGGTGCAAAAGTTAGCAGTATCCATTTACGGTTTTTGAGCCCAATGGAACCGGGTATCAAAGAAATATTCAAGAATTTCAAAAAGGTGATGACAGTAGAAATTAATTATAGTGACACTGTAGGACAGCCTTTGATTACTGAAGATAACAGGCGCTATGCTCAATTAGCATGGTATTTAAGAGCGCAAACACTTATTGATGTGGATTGCTATAGCAATGTGTATGGTCAACCGATGAGTCCCATCCGCATATTGGAAAGAATAGAGCAAGAGCTCGGACAAACTTTAATGGACTAG
- a CDS encoding RnfABCDGE type electron transport complex subunit B, with translation MGVIIAVIAIGGLTLFLAVMLVIANKKLYVYEDPRIDQVETMLPKANCGACGYPGCRPFAEALVKGDVLPGKCTVSSDEGRSAIGDYLGISVGDEEKKVARLACAGGTNVARNKAQYEGIDSCQAATLISGGGKACSWGCLGLGDCEKACDFDAIHMDEHGLPVVNTAKCTACGDCVIACPKDLFSIEPISHHLWVACKNLEKGDEILEDCQVACTACGRCAMDAPLDLITMRNNLPVIDYSIDQQNMDPIQRCPTGAILWLDNQLGAVKGKNSKKIIRKGEREMGYS, from the coding sequence ATGGGCGTTATAATTGCCGTAATCGCAATAGGAGGATTAACTCTATTTCTTGCAGTAATGTTGGTGATAGCCAATAAGAAACTGTACGTATATGAAGATCCTAGAATTGACCAAGTGGAAACTATGTTACCTAAAGCCAATTGTGGTGCATGTGGTTATCCGGGTTGCAGACCTTTTGCTGAAGCTTTAGTGAAAGGTGATGTTCTTCCAGGAAAATGTACAGTAAGTTCTGATGAAGGTCGAAGTGCGATTGGTGATTACTTAGGAATCTCAGTTGGAGATGAAGAAAAAAAGGTCGCTCGTTTAGCTTGCGCTGGGGGAACCAATGTGGCTCGAAATAAGGCTCAGTATGAAGGGATTGACAGTTGTCAAGCTGCCACTTTAATTTCGGGTGGTGGAAAAGCTTGTTCATGGGGCTGTTTAGGATTAGGAGATTGTGAAAAGGCTTGTGATTTTGATGCAATTCACATGGATGAACATGGTTTGCCGGTAGTTAATACCGCTAAATGTACTGCATGTGGCGATTGTGTAATTGCTTGCCCTAAAGATCTATTTTCAATTGAACCTATTAGCCATCATCTATGGGTCGCATGTAAAAATCTGGAAAAGGGAGATGAAATCTTAGAGGATTGCCAAGTTGCCTGCACTGCTTGTGGGCGATGTGCCATGGATGCTCCTCTGGATTTAATTACAATGAGAAATAACTTACCTGTTATTGATTATTCTATTGATCAACAAAATATGGATCCGATTCAAAGATGCCCTACAGGTGCCATATTATGGTTAGATAATCAATTAGGAGCTGTAAAAGGAAAGAATAGTAAAAAGATTATACGAAAAGGAGAGCGTGAAATGGGCTATTCTTAA